A genomic stretch from Aedes albopictus strain Foshan chromosome 2, AalbF5, whole genome shotgun sequence includes:
- the LOC109429784 gene encoding transmembrane protein 87A isoform X2 encodes MKESKLFAFCWFCSFFGLLVAFPEQGKWDFQLSSEMPYMPIPKSVYEGFKIYTQITCEPYEQSKESVKLKISWALIEYKCWEEYSYNTQYEAFFMTPNQSKVESGLIDEHCTRGGHIVLPELKLKEPGQKMISKSRRETGKNEPQSIFTITKDGLYIFILRIDSQDSFVANVHVEMKSEQGYLSAVDWPLLPFYGAMCLVYVVLGIIWLAVSFLQWRDLLRIQFWIGGVILLGMLEKAMFYGEYQSINSTGVSVKGMVLLAEWVSCGKRTLARMLVIIVSLGFGIVKPRLGPMLHRVVGTGALYLVLACVESFLRIMHTKNDQLLVASIPLAVLDSAICWWIFTSLVQTTRTLRLRRNMVKLSLYRHFTNTLIFAVLASVVFMLYSIKTHRFAECLTDWKELWVDDAFWHVLFSTLLLVIMILWRPTNNNQRYAFTPLLDNPEDEDDDEEEQFVSDAYGVKMRGARSSSPKPNAKSPTTDEDDLKWVEDNIPAAIADAALPVLDSDEEIVNTKFEVSKMQ; translated from the exons ATGAAAGAATCAAAATTGTTCGCCTTTTGCTGGTTCTGTTCCTTCTTTGGCCTGCTGGTGGCCTTCCCGGAGCAGGGAAAATGGGACTTTCAGTTGAGTTCG GAAATGCCGTACATGCCTATTCCGAAATCGGTCTACGAGGGATTCAAAATCTACACTCAGA TCACTTGTGAACCATACGAACAGTCGAAGGAATCGGTTAAGCTAAAAATCTCCTGGGCGCTGATAGAGTACAAATGCTGGGAGGAATAT TCGTACAACACGCAGTACGAGGCGTTCTTCATGACGCCGAACCAATCCAAGGTGGAGTCCGGTCTGATCGATGAGCACTGCACCCGGGGAGGACACATTGTACTCCCGGAGCTGAAGCTGAAGGAACCCGGACAGAAGATGATCAGCAAATCTCGGCGGGAGACT GGAAAGAATGAACCGCAATCGATTTTCACCATCACCAAAGATGGACTGTATATTTTTATCCTGAGGATAGATTCACAGGACAGCTTCGTGGCCAACGTTCATGTGGAGATGAAAAGCGAACAAGGATATCTGTCGGCGGTCGATTGGCCATTGTTACCG TTTTACGGAGCAATGTGTCTGGTCTACGTCGTCCTGGGTATCATCTGGTTAGCCGTATCCTTCCTCCAGTGGCGCGATTTACTGCGCATCCAGTTTTGGATCGGTGGCGTCATTCTCCTGGGCATGTTGGAAAAGGCCATGTTCTATGGAGAATATCAGAGCATCAACTCTACCGGGGTGTCGGTGAAAGGTATGGTCCTACTGGCTGAGTGGGTTTCCTGCGGCAAACGAACGCTGGCGCGGATGTTGGTGATCATTGTTTCGCTTGGGTTTGGTATTGTTAA ACCTAGACTGGGACCAATGCTACATCGTGTGGTTGGAACAGGAGCTCTGTATTTAGTTCTGGCATGTGTCGAAAGTTTCCTACGAATAATGCATACGAAAAACGATCAGTTGCTAGTTGCCAGTATCCCCCTGGCAGTTCTGGATTCAGCTATTTGCTGGTGGATCTTCACATCACTTGTGCAAACCACGAGGACGCTACGGTTACGAAG AAACATGGTCAAACTGTCTCTCTATCGGCATTTCACAAACACGCTCATTTTTGCCGTGCTAGCTTCGGTGGTGTTTATGCTGTATTCCATCAAAACTCACCGATTTGCGGAATGTCTCACCGACTGGAAGGAACTTTGGGTGGATGATGCCTTCTGGCATGTTCTGTTCTCTACTCTGCTGCTGGTGATCATGATCCTTTGGCGCCCAACGAACAACAACCAGCGGTACGCGTTCACTCCTCTGTTGGACAACCCCGAAGATGAAGAcgatg ATGAAGAAGAGCAGTTCGTTTCGGACGCGTACGGTGTTAAGATGCGCGGGGCGCGAAGTTCATCTCCCAAACCGAATGCCAAGAGCCCGACCACGGACGAGGACGACCTGAAGTGGGTCGAGGACAACATCCCGGCGGCCATTGCTGACGCGGCGCTTCCGGTGCTGGACTCCGACGAAGAGATTGTCAACACCAAGTTCGAGGTATCGAAGATGCAGTAG
- the LOC109429784 gene encoding transmembrane protein 87A isoform X1: MKESKLFAFCWFCSFFGLLVAFPEQGKWDFQLSSEMPYMPIPKSVYEGFKIYTQITCEPYEQSKESVKLKISWALIEYKCWEEYVRMSYNTQYEAFFMTPNQSKVESGLIDEHCTRGGHIVLPELKLKEPGQKMISKSRRETGKNEPQSIFTITKDGLYIFILRIDSQDSFVANVHVEMKSEQGYLSAVDWPLLPFYGAMCLVYVVLGIIWLAVSFLQWRDLLRIQFWIGGVILLGMLEKAMFYGEYQSINSTGVSVKGMVLLAEWVSCGKRTLARMLVIIVSLGFGIVKPRLGPMLHRVVGTGALYLVLACVESFLRIMHTKNDQLLVASIPLAVLDSAICWWIFTSLVQTTRTLRLRRNMVKLSLYRHFTNTLIFAVLASVVFMLYSIKTHRFAECLTDWKELWVDDAFWHVLFSTLLLVIMILWRPTNNNQRYAFTPLLDNPEDEDDDEEEQFVSDAYGVKMRGARSSSPKPNAKSPTTDEDDLKWVEDNIPAAIADAALPVLDSDEEIVNTKFEVSKMQ; the protein is encoded by the exons ATGAAAGAATCAAAATTGTTCGCCTTTTGCTGGTTCTGTTCCTTCTTTGGCCTGCTGGTGGCCTTCCCGGAGCAGGGAAAATGGGACTTTCAGTTGAGTTCG GAAATGCCGTACATGCCTATTCCGAAATCGGTCTACGAGGGATTCAAAATCTACACTCAGA TCACTTGTGAACCATACGAACAGTCGAAGGAATCGGTTAAGCTAAAAATCTCCTGGGCGCTGATAGAGTACAAATGCTGGGAGGAATATGTCAGAATG TCGTACAACACGCAGTACGAGGCGTTCTTCATGACGCCGAACCAATCCAAGGTGGAGTCCGGTCTGATCGATGAGCACTGCACCCGGGGAGGACACATTGTACTCCCGGAGCTGAAGCTGAAGGAACCCGGACAGAAGATGATCAGCAAATCTCGGCGGGAGACT GGAAAGAATGAACCGCAATCGATTTTCACCATCACCAAAGATGGACTGTATATTTTTATCCTGAGGATAGATTCACAGGACAGCTTCGTGGCCAACGTTCATGTGGAGATGAAAAGCGAACAAGGATATCTGTCGGCGGTCGATTGGCCATTGTTACCG TTTTACGGAGCAATGTGTCTGGTCTACGTCGTCCTGGGTATCATCTGGTTAGCCGTATCCTTCCTCCAGTGGCGCGATTTACTGCGCATCCAGTTTTGGATCGGTGGCGTCATTCTCCTGGGCATGTTGGAAAAGGCCATGTTCTATGGAGAATATCAGAGCATCAACTCTACCGGGGTGTCGGTGAAAGGTATGGTCCTACTGGCTGAGTGGGTTTCCTGCGGCAAACGAACGCTGGCGCGGATGTTGGTGATCATTGTTTCGCTTGGGTTTGGTATTGTTAA ACCTAGACTGGGACCAATGCTACATCGTGTGGTTGGAACAGGAGCTCTGTATTTAGTTCTGGCATGTGTCGAAAGTTTCCTACGAATAATGCATACGAAAAACGATCAGTTGCTAGTTGCCAGTATCCCCCTGGCAGTTCTGGATTCAGCTATTTGCTGGTGGATCTTCACATCACTTGTGCAAACCACGAGGACGCTACGGTTACGAAG AAACATGGTCAAACTGTCTCTCTATCGGCATTTCACAAACACGCTCATTTTTGCCGTGCTAGCTTCGGTGGTGTTTATGCTGTATTCCATCAAAACTCACCGATTTGCGGAATGTCTCACCGACTGGAAGGAACTTTGGGTGGATGATGCCTTCTGGCATGTTCTGTTCTCTACTCTGCTGCTGGTGATCATGATCCTTTGGCGCCCAACGAACAACAACCAGCGGTACGCGTTCACTCCTCTGTTGGACAACCCCGAAGATGAAGAcgatg ATGAAGAAGAGCAGTTCGTTTCGGACGCGTACGGTGTTAAGATGCGCGGGGCGCGAAGTTCATCTCCCAAACCGAATGCCAAGAGCCCGACCACGGACGAGGACGACCTGAAGTGGGTCGAGGACAACATCCCGGCGGCCATTGCTGACGCGGCGCTTCCGGTGCTGGACTCCGACGAAGAGATTGTCAACACCAAGTTCGAGGTATCGAAGATGCAGTAG
- the LOC115262171 gene encoding testisin-like codes for MSISQCCIALLLTAGCVLSTPLALSTSAAQSNSHSPLVKRKCGQRLMEPLRPQEETSRRPKIEQWPWVGTLFIRYGSDPPVFACLVTILNDRFVLTARYCLTSGRRRVTPLDLVVRLRMDSFDRTEQTSTHEFEVDEFYTSNTTDPLAALALLRLSSEINMNVFARPICLWESGDENQELVDKTGTLVGWQSNLFGGLEQNMRELNVVIVPSQMCPMLPEVMVGKICAQVQNDLTYGHGDGGGGLYVEEESVWYVKGIIVKFDVIGLEQQHLSFIDISPHLKWIRWIIE; via the exons ATGAGTATCTCCCAGTGTTGCATCGCACTACTGCTGACTGCGGGCTGCGTGCTCTCTACCCCGTTGGCGCTGA GCACAAGTGCTGCGCAATCTAACTCGCATTCTCCACTGGTGAAGCGGAAATGTGGCCAACGTTTGATGGAGCCCCTGCGGCCTCAGGAGGAGACTTCCAGACGTCCCAAAATCGAGCAGTGGCCATGGGTCGGAACGCTGTTCATCCGGTACGGCAGTGATCCACCTGTGTTTGCGTGCTTGGTGACTATTCTGAACGATCGCTTCGTGTTGACTGCTCGGTATTGCCTCACTAGCGGGAGACGCAGAGTGACACCGCTGGATTTGGTAGTTCGACTCCGGATGGACAGCTTCGATCGAACGGAGCAAACGTCGACGCATGAGTTCGAAGTTGACGAATTTTACACAAGCAATACGACGGACCCGCTGGCGGCGCTTGCACTGCTGAGACTTTCCAGTGAAATCAACATGAACGTCTTCGCCCGTCCGATTTGTCTGTGGGAGAGCGGTGATGAAAATCAGGAATTGGTTGATAAAACAGGAACTCTTGTGGGATGGCAATCGAATTTGTTCGGTGGGCTAGAGCAAAACATGAGAGAACTGAATGTCGTTATAGTTCCGAGTCAAATGTGCCCCATGCTGCCAGAGGTTATGGTTGGGAAAATTTGCGCGCAAGTGCAGAACGATTTAACTTATGGTCACGGCGATGGTGGTGGTGGATTGTATGTGGAGGAAGAGAGTGTTTGGTATGTGAAAGGTATAATTGTGAAGTTTGATGTAATTGGCTTGGAACAGCAGCATTTATCATTTATCGATATTTCGCCGCATTTGAAATGGATAAGATGGATAATAGAATAA